The Litoreibacter ponti genome includes a window with the following:
- a CDS encoding 2-hydroxyacid dehydrogenase, giving the protein MSKQKLSVVVTRRLPEHVETRMTELFDVRLREDDTPMTRAELVEAVQTADVLVPTVTDTIDAGLLGQAGERLKLIANYGAGVDHIDVSTARQRGILVSNTPGASADDTADMTMALIMAVTRRIPEGLALMQSGEWEGWAPTALLGGRIAGRRLGILGMGHIGQAVARRAKAFGMQVHYHNRKKVHDGIAEELEATYWDSLDQMIARMDVVSVNCPHTPSTYHLMNARRLKLMKPDAVIVNTSRGEVVDENALTRMLRAGELAGAGLDVFEHGTQINPRLRELKNVVLLPHMGSATREGRLEMGEKVLLNIKTFDDGHRPPDQVVPGML; this is encoded by the coding sequence ATGTCAAAGCAGAAGCTAAGTGTTGTCGTGACGCGACGGTTGCCCGAACATGTGGAGACCCGGATGACGGAACTCTTCGATGTAAGGCTGCGCGAGGACGACACGCCGATGACCCGCGCCGAGCTAGTCGAGGCCGTGCAGACCGCCGATGTGCTGGTACCGACGGTGACCGACACGATTGATGCGGGCCTTCTGGGTCAGGCGGGCGAGCGGCTGAAACTGATCGCCAATTACGGCGCCGGGGTCGATCACATTGACGTCTCGACCGCCCGGCAACGGGGCATCCTGGTGTCGAACACCCCGGGCGCCTCCGCCGATGATACGGCTGACATGACGATGGCCTTGATCATGGCGGTTACGCGCCGCATCCCCGAAGGCCTTGCCCTGATGCAGTCGGGCGAATGGGAAGGCTGGGCCCCCACCGCGCTTTTGGGCGGGCGCATCGCCGGGCGGCGGCTGGGTATCCTAGGCATGGGCCATATCGGGCAGGCCGTCGCCCGGCGCGCAAAGGCGTTTGGCATGCAGGTGCATTACCACAATCGCAAGAAGGTCCATGACGGCATCGCCGAGGAGCTGGAAGCGACCTATTGGGACAGCCTCGACCAGATGATCGCGCGCATGGACGTGGTGTCAGTCAACTGCCCGCACACGCCGTCCACCTATCACCTGATGAACGCGCGCCGGCTGAAGCTGATGAAGCCCGACGCGGTGATCGTGAACACGTCGCGGGGCGAGGTCGTGGATGAAAACGCCTTGACCCGGATGCTGCGCGCGGGCGAGCTGGCAGGCGCGGGGCTCGATGTGTTCGAGCACGGGACCCAGATCAATCCGCGCCTGCGCGAGCTCAAGAACGTGGTGCTGCTGCCTCACATGGGCTCGGCCACGCGCGAGGGACGTCTGGAGATGGGCGAGAAGGTGCTTCTCAATATCAAGACGTTCGACGATGGCCACCGCCCGCCTGATCAGGTCGTGCCGGGCATGCTCTAG
- a CDS encoding GcvT family protein, with translation MKTHVKALVVGGGAVGTSIAYHLGKAGWDTMLLERDELTSGSTWHAAGLLPYFNMSFATTHIHDYSIRFYKTLEEETGLNAGFSVCGNLRMARTQERMDEYALYSSTAETVGVPHEWMTPAEIKDRWPLIRTDDLKGAIYHNTDGYINPADVTMAMAKGARQRGVTIERKWQVDGYEWTGSEWRVTVTKMVEKGGNLVPSDEQAVITAEHVVTATGNHAQRTAQLLGIKIPAIPVEHQFIVMEQDPALVEWRKDNPEHPVIRDADAQSYVREERGGWILGVYEKNAPARFEYGVPDSFRADLFQLDLERIEQQYMEMIHRIPSCEQCGLKDDFNGPICYTPDGNPLVGPAPGLRNMWLAEGFSFGITAAGGTGHYLAQMMVEGEAEIDMASLDPKRYGSWMTTEYAARKNEECYDHVYILHHPDEERPACRPLRTSPAYDRQAARGAQFGQVNGWERPNYYAPEGFRDHDARSFRRGEWWQYAVEEAKAIREGVGLIDATAFTKHRITGPGATAFLDWFTTNKLPRIGRINLTYALTEAGTTRTEYTIVRNGENDYYLVSAGAWTAYDQDYLYKSIEDMEPEFGRINMQDVTSQWGVFAIAGPKSRDVLAAVIKDADPATALSNKRFPWLSAKQIELGMCPVNAIRVAYTGELGWELHHPIEMQNYLFDLLEKAGEPHGMKLVGARAQNWLRQEKSYRAFGNELGRDATPLEADLPRFVDLSKEFRGKAAMQALGIRSKCVTLLIEGPDDADPWGREALYSGDTKVGRLTSGGYSVAFGKSIGMGYVSPELAEVGTKLQVRMQRKLWDAEVVEDSPYDPKNEKIRLDG, from the coding sequence ATGAAAACCCATGTCAAAGCTCTGGTCGTCGGCGGTGGCGCCGTCGGAACCTCGATCGCCTACCATCTGGGCAAGGCGGGCTGGGACACGATGCTGCTGGAGCGCGACGAGTTGACCTCCGGCTCGACCTGGCACGCGGCGGGCCTGCTGCCCTATTTCAACATGAGCTTCGCGACGACCCACATTCACGACTACTCGATCCGCTTCTACAAGACGCTCGAGGAAGAGACCGGCCTGAACGCGGGCTTTTCGGTCTGCGGCAACCTGCGCATGGCCCGCACGCAGGAGCGGATGGACGAATACGCGCTCTATTCCTCGACGGCCGAGACGGTCGGCGTGCCCCATGAATGGATGACGCCGGCGGAGATCAAAGACCGCTGGCCGCTGATCCGCACCGATGATCTGAAGGGCGCGATTTATCACAACACCGACGGCTATATTAACCCCGCCGATGTAACGATGGCGATGGCCAAGGGCGCGCGCCAGCGCGGCGTCACGATCGAGCGCAAATGGCAGGTCGATGGCTATGAGTGGACCGGCTCCGAGTGGCGCGTGACCGTCACCAAGATGGTCGAGAAGGGTGGCAATCTGGTCCCGTCAGACGAGCAGGCCGTCATCACCGCCGAGCATGTTGTCACCGCCACGGGCAACCACGCGCAGCGCACCGCGCAGCTTCTGGGCATCAAGATCCCCGCCATCCCGGTCGAGCACCAGTTCATCGTGATGGAGCAGGACCCCGCACTGGTCGAGTGGCGCAAGGACAACCCCGAACATCCCGTCATCCGCGACGCCGACGCACAAAGCTACGTGCGCGAGGAACGCGGCGGCTGGATTCTGGGCGTCTACGAGAAGAACGCGCCCGCGCGTTTTGAATATGGTGTGCCCGACAGCTTCCGCGCCGATCTGTTCCAGCTCGATCTCGAACGGATCGAGCAGCAATATATGGAGATGATCCACCGCATCCCGTCCTGCGAGCAATGCGGCCTAAAAGACGATTTCAACGGGCCGATCTGCTACACGCCGGATGGCAATCCGCTGGTCGGCCCCGCGCCGGGACTGCGCAATATGTGGCTGGCCGAAGGCTTTTCCTTCGGGATCACGGCTGCCGGCGGCACCGGGCATTACCTCGCGCAGATGATGGTCGAGGGCGAGGCAGAGATCGACATGGCCTCACTCGATCCCAAGCGCTACGGCAGCTGGATGACCACGGAGTATGCGGCGCGCAAGAACGAGGAATGCTACGACCACGTTTACATCCTGCACCACCCGGACGAAGAACGCCCCGCCTGTCGCCCGCTCAGAACCTCGCCCGCCTATGACCGGCAAGCGGCACGCGGCGCGCAGTTCGGCCAGGTCAACGGCTGGGAACGCCCCAACTACTACGCACCCGAAGGGTTCAGGGACCACGACGCCCGCTCCTTCCGGCGCGGCGAGTGGTGGCAATACGCCGTGGAAGAGGCGAAAGCGATCCGCGAGGGCGTCGGTCTGATCGATGCCACAGCCTTCACCAAGCACCGGATCACCGGGCCGGGGGCCACGGCCTTTCTTGATTGGTTCACCACCAACAAGCTGCCGCGCATTGGCCGGATCAACCTGACCTATGCGCTGACGGAGGCGGGGACGACGCGCACGGAATACACGATCGTGCGCAATGGCGAGAATGACTATTACCTCGTCTCGGCGGGCGCTTGGACCGCTTACGATCAGGACTATCTCTACAAATCCATCGAAGATATGGAGCCGGAGTTCGGCCGCATCAACATGCAGGATGTGACGAGCCAGTGGGGCGTCTTCGCCATCGCCGGGCCGAAATCGCGCGACGTGCTCGCTGCGGTGATCAAGGATGCCGACCCCGCCACGGCGCTCAGCAACAAGCGCTTCCCGTGGCTTTCAGCCAAGCAGATCGAGCTGGGCATGTGTCCCGTCAACGCGATCCGCGTGGCCTATACCGGCGAGCTGGGATGGGAGCTGCACCACCCGATCGAGATGCAGAACTACCTGTTCGATCTGCTCGAAAAGGCGGGCGAACCCCACGGTATGAAGCTGGTCGGCGCGCGAGCGCAGAACTGGCTGCGGCAGGAAAAATCCTACCGCGCCTTCGGCAATGAGCTTGGCCGCGACGCGACCCCGCTGGAGGCTGATCTGCCCCGCTTCGTGGACCTGTCCAAGGAATTTCGCGGAAAGGCCGCGATGCAGGCTTTGGGCATCCGTTCCAAATGCGTGACGCTGCTGATCGAAGGGCCGGACGATGCCGACCCCTGGGGTCGCGAGGCGCTTTATTCCGGCGACACCAAGGTGGGTCGCCTGACTTCCGGTGGCTACTCGGTCGCCTTTGGCAAGAGCATCGGGATGGGCTATGTCTCGCCCGAGCTGGCCGAGGTCGGCACGAAGTTGCAAGTCCGGATGCAGCGCAAGCTTTGGGACGCGGAAGTGGTCGAGGACAGCCCTTATGATCCGAAAAACGAGAAAATTCGCCTCGACGGCTAG
- a CDS encoding aldo/keto reductase — MTQMLTPNGAPVSRLCFGTMQFGGNADIVASQSMYEDSRAAGINFFDTAYVYTGGQSEAMLGRFAAKERDDILIATKAAYDKPATKENVLASFEESRMRMNIDTVDLMYLHRFDPETPLQDSFEALAELREDGLIRYIGISNFAAWQVMKAAQIARSLGVTVDMLQPMYSLVKRQAEVELLPACHDQGIAVVPYSPLGGGLLTGKYATPGGTGRLSEDSRYTARYNVDWMHEAAAALPQIAADHGTEAATLAVAWVMKNRHVTAPIISARSSEQLAPSLAALDFEMDDTLYAEVTALSQTPAPATDRLEEA, encoded by the coding sequence ATGACACAGATGCTTACCCCCAACGGCGCCCCCGTCTCGCGCCTTTGCTTCGGCACCATGCAATTCGGTGGTAACGCCGATATCGTGGCCAGCCAGTCAATGTACGAAGACAGCCGCGCCGCAGGCATTAATTTCTTCGACACGGCCTACGTGTATACCGGCGGCCAGTCCGAGGCGATGCTGGGCCGGTTCGCCGCCAAGGAGCGCGATGACATCCTGATCGCGACCAAGGCCGCCTATGACAAGCCCGCCACCAAGGAGAATGTGCTGGCCTCCTTCGAGGAGAGCCGCATGCGCATGAACATCGACACGGTCGATCTGATGTACCTGCACCGCTTCGACCCGGAAACGCCTCTGCAGGACAGCTTCGAGGCCCTTGCAGAGCTGCGCGAGGACGGGTTGATCCGCTATATCGGCATCTCCAACTTCGCGGCCTGGCAGGTGATGAAGGCCGCGCAGATCGCACGCTCGCTCGGCGTGACGGTGGACATGCTTCAGCCGATGTACAGCCTGGTGAAGCGGCAGGCGGAAGTTGAGTTACTGCCCGCCTGCCACGATCAAGGCATTGCAGTCGTGCCTTATTCGCCGCTCGGCGGGGGCCTGCTGACGGGCAAATACGCCACCCCGGGAGGCACCGGCCGCCTGTCCGAGGACAGCCGATACACCGCGCGCTACAATGTCGACTGGATGCACGAGGCCGCAGCCGCGTTGCCGCAGATCGCGGCGGATCACGGCACTGAGGCCGCAACGCTGGCCGTCGCCTGGGTGATGAAAAATCGGCACGTCACGGCACCGATCATCTCTGCCCGCTCGTCAGAGCAACTGGCGCCCTCGCTCGCGGCGCTCGACTTCGAAATGGACGACACACTTTACGCCGAGGTGACCGCGCTCAGCCAGACCCCGGCCCCCGCGACGGACAGGCTCGAGGAAGCATGA
- a CDS encoding LysR family transcriptional regulator: protein MGELERIKIFLEVAEQQSFAKAARRLNLSPSVVTRQVGELEATLGTQLFVRTTRQVALTKAGESYAAETRPLAQAIDQASEALRAQQTDLTGALKVSAPLSLGLRLLPDIIAQFRLLHPKVELTLDLTDRFIDIMDEGYDMALRVSGPPSDKSTIWRKICPVPRSLVASPTYLARRGTPKGPMDLKDHDCLGYSNLQGTNLTLTRGDETVNVPAHHPFQCNNGEMIAHMARRDEGVALLPDFIVAHDLASGALVSILQDWAAPPIWLTAFYPPYARLPVKVATLTEFVEAQVAERGI, encoded by the coding sequence ATGGGCGAGTTGGAACGCATCAAAATCTTTCTCGAAGTCGCAGAGCAGCAGAGCTTTGCCAAAGCCGCCCGACGGCTGAACCTATCCCCCAGCGTGGTGACCCGGCAGGTGGGCGAGCTGGAAGCGACGCTTGGCACGCAGCTGTTTGTGCGCACGACGCGACAGGTGGCGTTGACCAAGGCGGGGGAGAGCTATGCCGCCGAGACGCGCCCGCTCGCACAAGCGATCGACCAGGCCAGCGAGGCGCTGCGCGCGCAGCAAACCGACCTGACCGGCGCATTGAAAGTCTCTGCGCCGCTCTCGCTGGGACTGCGCCTTCTGCCAGATATCATTGCGCAGTTTCGCTTGCTCCATCCGAAGGTGGAGCTGACCCTGGACCTGACCGATCGCTTCATCGATATCATGGACGAAGGCTATGACATGGCGCTGCGCGTCTCAGGGCCACCGTCCGACAAATCGACCATCTGGCGCAAGATCTGCCCAGTGCCGCGCAGCCTCGTGGCCTCGCCCACTTATCTGGCCCGGCGGGGCACACCGAAGGGCCCGATGGACCTCAAGGACCATGATTGCCTTGGGTATTCCAACCTGCAGGGCACCAACCTGACCCTCACCCGGGGCGACGAGACGGTCAATGTTCCCGCGCACCACCCATTCCAGTGCAACAACGGCGAGATGATCGCGCATATGGCGCGCCGGGACGAAGGCGTGGCCCTGCTGCCCGATTTCATCGTCGCACATGATCTCGCTTCCGGGGCGCTTGTATCGATCTTGCAGGACTGGGCCGCCCCGCCAATCTGGCTAACTGCCTTCTATCCCCCTTACGCACGCCTGCCGGTCAAGGTCGCAACCCTGACGGAATTCGTCGAAGCGCAGGTGGCCGAACGCGGGATCTGA
- a CDS encoding SH3 domain-containing protein, whose amino-acid sequence MPRQRTKKQDEQLMKRVLSLAALIVAMMCAPLAASERGPVTNLPMPRFVSLKASEGNVRRGPSLSHRIDWVFKHRNMPLQVVAEHGHWRRVVDRDGAGGWVHYTLLSGTRFGLVEEDMTPVYKTADTNSMVVAHAELGAVTRLGKCDDYWCRITASGAKGWVPREKLWGLMPGETRE is encoded by the coding sequence ATGCCCCGACAAAGAACGAAGAAGCAGGACGAGCAGCTGATGAAACGTGTATTGAGTTTGGCCGCGTTGATCGTGGCGATGATGTGCGCGCCGCTGGCGGCGAGCGAGCGTGGGCCGGTGACCAATTTGCCGATGCCGCGGTTCGTGTCTTTGAAGGCCTCCGAGGGCAATGTCCGCCGCGGCCCCTCCCTGTCCCACCGCATCGATTGGGTCTTCAAGCACCGCAATATGCCCTTGCAGGTGGTGGCCGAACACGGCCACTGGCGGCGGGTTGTCGACCGCGATGGCGCGGGCGGCTGGGTCCATTACACGCTGCTGTCCGGCACCCGCTTCGGGCTGGTCGAGGAAGACATGACGCCGGTCTACAAGACCGCTGACACCAACTCCATGGTCGTGGCCCATGCCGAGCTTGGCGCCGTGACGCGTCTGGGCAAATGCGATGACTATTGGTGCCGCATCACCGCCTCCGGCGCGAAGGGCTGGGTGCCGCGCGAGAAGCTCTGGGGCCTGATGCCCGGCGAAACGCGGGAATAG
- a CDS encoding lytic murein transglycosylase, translating into MRFLQSAAVALVISALPAMGLAAQCGNTGAGYPAWKAAFAKEAAANGVGQRGLAALAGTSYAQRTIAADRNQKSFKYSLPKFMEVRGANTIIAQGRKRKAQNAGFYASLEKKYGVPAGVLIAIHGMETGFGRFMGDSNVVSSIATLAYDCRRSEFFTGHTLAALKLVDRGVISPGSVGAKHGELGHTQFLPGNVLKYGQDGNGDGRIDLNNFADAMASTANFLKGKGWKRGQGYQEGQPNFRAIQAWNAAGVYQKAIAIMASKIDG; encoded by the coding sequence ATGCGCTTTCTACAATCCGCCGCCGTCGCTCTCGTGATTTCCGCGCTGCCCGCCATGGGCCTTGCTGCGCAATGTGGCAACACCGGTGCGGGCTATCCGGCCTGGAAAGCCGCCTTCGCCAAAGAGGCCGCCGCCAATGGCGTGGGCCAGCGTGGGCTCGCGGCACTCGCGGGCACCAGCTACGCCCAGCGCACCATCGCCGCCGACCGCAACCAGAAGAGCTTCAAGTATAGCCTGCCGAAATTCATGGAAGTGCGCGGGGCCAATACGATCATCGCCCAAGGCCGCAAACGCAAGGCCCAGAATGCTGGGTTCTATGCGTCGCTGGAGAAGAAATACGGCGTGCCCGCAGGCGTGCTGATCGCGATCCACGGGATGGAAACGGGCTTTGGCCGTTTCATGGGCGACAGCAATGTGGTCAGTTCCATCGCGACGCTGGCCTATGATTGCCGCCGGTCGGAGTTCTTCACCGGCCACACGCTTGCGGCGCTGAAGCTGGTGGACCGCGGCGTGATCTCGCCCGGCTCCGTTGGTGCCAAACACGGCGAGCTGGGTCACACCCAATTCCTGCCGGGCAACGTGCTGAAATACGGCCAGGACGGCAATGGCGACGGGCGCATTGACCTCAACAACTTCGCCGACGCCATGGCGTCGACCGCGAATTTTCTCAAAGGCAAAGGCTGGAAGCGTGGTCAGGGTTACCAAGAGGGCCAGCCGAATTTCCGCGCGATCCAGGCGTGGAATGCCGCGGGCGTCTATCAGAAGGCGATTGCGATCATGGCGAGCAAGATCGACGGGTAA
- a CDS encoding NAD(P)/FAD-dependent oxidoreductase, with protein sequence MIDFLVIGGGVAGLSAAAKLSEHGAVTVLERESNVGYHASGRSAAMFEETYGLPSTIALNRASKHWHLDVAGARGTPRGLMLLGSDGNEDAFAHDMKAMAMARMGFDEARGLIPVLNPDTVTQTAYHAEAWDIDTDAVLQRFIKIIRGNGGQVVTDAAVTAIAGTAQGWQVTAGETYNTRQIVNAAGAWADEVAKLAQVHPIGLQPMRRSMARVAAPEGHNPAKWPMLFGPGETWYAKPDAGALLISPADEEPVAPMDAWAEDMTLAEGIARYEAHVTTSVTRMLSNWAGLRSFSPDRNLCLGASERPGFWWCAAQGGYGFQTAPAASQLIADLITGAPSELDRDTIAALDPARFR encoded by the coding sequence ATGATCGACTTTCTGGTGATCGGCGGCGGGGTCGCTGGCCTGTCTGCCGCCGCCAAGCTGTCAGAGCATGGTGCCGTGACGGTGCTCGAGCGGGAGAGCAACGTCGGCTACCATGCCTCCGGCCGCTCCGCCGCGATGTTCGAAGAGACTTACGGCCTGCCGTCCACGATCGCATTGAACCGGGCCAGCAAGCATTGGCATCTCGACGTCGCGGGCGCGCGGGGGACGCCGCGCGGGCTGATGCTTTTGGGCTCTGACGGGAATGAGGACGCCTTTGCCCACGACATGAAGGCGATGGCGATGGCCCGCATGGGCTTCGACGAGGCCCGCGGACTGATCCCGGTGCTGAACCCGGACACGGTTACGCAAACCGCCTACCACGCAGAGGCCTGGGATATCGACACGGACGCTGTCCTGCAGCGGTTCATCAAGATCATCCGCGGCAATGGCGGGCAGGTCGTCACCGATGCGGCGGTCACAGCTATCGCAGGCACCGCGCAAGGTTGGCAGGTCACCGCAGGCGAGACATATAACACGCGCCAGATCGTGAACGCCGCCGGGGCCTGGGCCGATGAGGTCGCGAAGCTGGCGCAGGTCCACCCCATCGGATTGCAACCGATGCGCCGCTCCATGGCGCGTGTTGCGGCTCCCGAGGGTCATAATCCGGCCAAATGGCCGATGCTCTTTGGCCCCGGCGAGACGTGGTATGCCAAGCCGGACGCGGGCGCATTGCTGATCTCTCCCGCCGACGAGGAGCCCGTCGCCCCGATGGACGCCTGGGCCGAGGATATGACACTTGCGGAAGGGATCGCGAGATACGAGGCCCATGTCACCACGTCCGTCACGCGTATGTTGTCGAACTGGGCGGGGCTGCGCAGCTTCTCGCCCGACCGCAACCTGTGCCTCGGCGCATCAGAGCGGCCGGGATTCTGGTGGTGCGCGGCGCAGGGCGGCTACGGCTTCCAGACCGCGCCCGCCGCAAGCCAGCTGATCGCCGACCTGATCACCGGCGCGCCGTCAGAACTGGACCGCGACACCATCGCCGCACTGGACCCGGCGCGGTTTCGCTAG
- a CDS encoding pyridoxamine 5'-phosphate oxidase family protein — MADTDRTLSEPATQLFDRLDDLRAGMLGIEGSGQHMQPMSHYVDREGQTLYFITSAQTDLFKAIGNAGNTAHFTVQSTSQDYYACMSGPITQSMDEAKLDEIWSAMAAAWFEEGRQDPDVVLLQMPLREAAVWASSKNPFVFGLEILKGNRDGETADVGEHQVINFPAAA; from the coding sequence ATGGCTGATACAGATCGTACCCTGTCCGAGCCCGCCACGCAGCTTTTCGACCGTCTGGATGATCTGCGCGCCGGTATGCTTGGGATCGAAGGCTCCGGCCAGCACATGCAACCGATGAGCCATTACGTCGACCGCGAAGGGCAGACACTGTACTTCATCACGTCGGCGCAAACCGACCTGTTCAAGGCCATCGGCAACGCTGGCAACACGGCGCATTTCACTGTGCAATCGACCTCGCAGGACTACTACGCCTGCATGTCCGGCCCGATCACGCAAAGCATGGACGAGGCCAAGCTCGACGAGATTTGGTCCGCAATGGCAGCCGCATGGTTTGAGGAAGGGCGTCAGGACCCCGATGTGGTTCTCTTGCAAATGCCGCTGCGCGAAGCCGCTGTTTGGGCAAGCTCCAAGAACCCGTTTGTGTTTGGCTTGGAAATCCTGAAGGGCAACCGCGATGGCGAAACCGCCGATGTCGGCGAGCATCAGGTGATTAACTTCCCCGCCGCCGCATAA
- a CDS encoding DUF6636 domain-containing protein: MIRKTRKFASTASFWLACVGAFAQPAWPNGFESPSGNIVCYLDVFSDTPYDQKALHCLIFLADWDMPPDYGDNDPTCDLDRTRIVILPPEAPASARWVCHGDVFWPYPQGALSYGSEWSLPTFTCSVAQDGVRCRNEAGQGFHLRRSALVLE, from the coding sequence ATGATCCGAAAAACGAGAAAATTCGCCTCGACGGCTAGTTTCTGGCTGGCATGCGTCGGGGCCTTTGCACAGCCCGCGTGGCCCAACGGCTTTGAAAGCCCAAGCGGCAACATCGTGTGCTATCTCGACGTCTTCAGCGACACGCCGTACGACCAAAAGGCGCTGCACTGCCTTATTTTTCTGGCGGATTGGGACATGCCGCCGGATTATGGCGATAATGATCCGACCTGCGATCTCGACCGCACGCGCATCGTGATCCTGCCGCCCGAGGCGCCCGCTTCGGCCCGCTGGGTCTGCCACGGGGATGTGTTCTGGCCATATCCGCAAGGCGCGTTGAGCTACGGATCGGAATGGTCCCTTCCGACCTTCACATGTTCGGTCGCGCAAGATGGTGTGCGGTGCCGAAATGAAGCCGGGCAGGGCTTCCACCTGCGCCGCTCCGCCTTGGTGCTGGAGTGA
- a CDS encoding SRPBCC family protein: MALIQTLAYGAGAIGLAIAATYLIPAQVHVERSALVEADPATVIALAASNRGYQKFNPYLAADPALKITHFGPDHGVGSSFHFDGRDGKGSQTVAEVGPAHVRYEIDLGPMGKPSQTLRVTPTDNGTQVTWSMDADMGLNPIARVMGLFMERMMGKTFEAGLSRIQAATA; encoded by the coding sequence ATGGCACTCATTCAAACTCTCGCCTACGGCGCAGGCGCAATCGGCCTGGCAATCGCCGCGACCTACCTCATTCCTGCGCAAGTTCATGTCGAGCGCAGCGCGCTTGTCGAGGCTGACCCCGCCACCGTCATCGCGCTGGCCGCCTCGAACCGGGGCTACCAGAAGTTCAACCCCTACCTCGCCGCCGATCCGGCGCTGAAGATCACCCATTTTGGACCAGACCACGGCGTCGGCTCCAGCTTCCATTTCGATGGGCGCGACGGCAAGGGCAGCCAGACGGTGGCAGAGGTGGGTCCCGCCCATGTGCGCTACGAGATCGACCTCGGGCCTATGGGCAAGCCGAGCCAGACTCTGCGGGTCACACCGACAGACAACGGCACGCAGGTCACATGGTCGATGGACGCCGATATGGGCCTGAACCCGATCGCACGCGTCATGGGGCTTTTCATGGAACGCATGATGGGCAAGACTTTCGAGGCCGGGTTGAGCCGCATCCAGGCCGCCACCGCGTGA
- a CDS encoding YciI family protein — MRYTFLLYTDPADLAHMTEEDWAAEKEVYGAYIGALQEAGVFIDTDWLQPAQSATTVSRKTGETVIQDGPFAETKETLGGFFTVEVPDLDAALAWAEKCPAARTGKVEVRPSAMGG, encoded by the coding sequence ATGCGCTATACATTCCTGCTTTACACCGATCCTGCCGATCTCGCGCACATGACCGAAGAGGACTGGGCCGCCGAAAAAGAAGTCTACGGCGCCTATATCGGCGCGCTACAAGAGGCGGGCGTCTTCATCGACACCGACTGGCTACAGCCCGCGCAATCGGCCACGACCGTAAGCCGCAAAACCGGCGAGACGGTGATCCAGGACGGCCCCTTTGCCGAGACTAAGGAGACGCTGGGTGGCTTCTTCACCGTCGAGGTGCCTGATCTGGATGCAGCCCTCGCCTGGGCCGAGAAATGCCCCGCCGCGCGTACCGGCAAGGTGGAGGTTCGACCCTCCGCCATGGGTGGCTGA
- a CDS encoding CsbD family protein, with protein sequence MNWDQIQGNWKEWKGKAQSKWGELTDDELDQAAGEREKIEGLIQQKYGKTKEEAKKEVDAFMAS encoded by the coding sequence ATGAATTGGGACCAGATCCAAGGCAATTGGAAAGAGTGGAAGGGCAAAGCCCAGTCGAAATGGGGTGAGCTGACCGATGACGAGCTTGACCAGGCGGCTGGCGAGCGCGAGAAAATCGAAGGCCTGATCCAGCAGAAATACGGCAAGACCAAGGAAGAGGCGAAGAAAGAAGTCGACGCCTTCATGGCGAGTTAA